The nucleotide window GTTAAATGGGAAATAAGTACTTTGTTACCTAAATAAGCAGCcagattgaaatattttctattcattaagtaggtatacattcGGCAATAAATTGACTTACATCACCTTCACTAACATTTTCTCTTTTAGTGGAAAGCACACGAAGGGCTCATCCTGTGTATCGCTTGGAATGCCAATAACAATTTGATTCTTTCTGGATCTGAAGATGGATATTCTAAGGTCAGTAACAGATACCTCCGACTTGACTTTAAACGCAAAACTAAAGGTGTCCATGACTCCTGTAAGATATAGCTCAATCATTTTATATGTGTCCTAGATTTGGGACACGTTTGGCCAGCAAATATCGGTGAGCGTGAAACATGACCAGCCCATTACGAGTGTCAGCTGGTCTCCCGCTGGGGATATGTTCGTCATTGGCAGCTACAACCTCATACGACTTTGCAATTCTAATGGGGTGAGTTTCCCCAATCAAATGATTGTGTGATGGAAAATGACACTTATGATGTTGTTGTTGATGCTCTATGAAGGTAATCTTGAATTTCAGTGGTCTCACTGCCTTGATCGTCCAACAACAGGCAGCATATACAATGTAGCATGGTCTTCTGACGGCACACAATTAGCAGCCGCTTGTGCCAATGGACATGTTTTATTCGCTCATATTATTGATCGGTAAATAGCTCATTTGCTTAACATAATTAATTGGTTCTTTATAAACCTGAACTAAAAACGTAAATCTTCTAGAGAGTACACCTGGAAGAATTACGCCTGCAACCAAATAGGGCGCAAAGTAATTGCCATAAGGGACATAATTACTGACCAAAGTGACCAACTGGACTATCCAGATAGAGTCATACAGATTGCTTTGGGCTTCAACCATCTGGTCATAGCGACGGTGAAGCAATGTTTTATTCACAAGCTTACGTCCTGGAATACTCCAGTGACGTTCGATCTCAAGGAAGGCACTATCAGCATGATATTGCTGGCTGAAAGGTAAGCTaacagaatttatatttttcagttatttgCTAGAAAGCTTCTGTTCTCTCTGCCTTTGTAATTTTCTAAGGTAATTTTGAAGTTTTGCTTCCTGTGAGCGACACTTCTGGAATTAGACCTCCCTCGAAACTTCGGACCTCGGAAACAAATAGGCAAAGTTGTTTGATGTTCGTATCCCAGATATAATCGTAAAAGTGCCCTCATTTCCGTTGCAGATGCATATGCATAGTAGAAAGAGCTGGTCTTTCAGTATATAGCTACATGGGTCGTCTACTAGCCAGTCCCCGTTGGGGCGCCAGACCTGAATCTTTGGGCCGAGCTGCCGTGTCTTTGGGACCAGATGCTTTGGCTGCCATTGACCAGGGGGATAGAAAATGTACGTAATTCTTCCATACCCTCAAGAACTTCTGACAATGGTCTTTTTTAGAAGCTTTTGACGATGGtcatttgtattttcttttgaattttctttacgtgttttgcttttatttgaaGACATTAATTTCAAGCCAAATTCCTGTTTACTTCATTACTTTTTTTCCTACAGTGATCCATGTCTTCGACCTTCCAACGGGCCTGATAGTCCGAAGCTCAGCAGATAACACAGTAACCAAACTGACACACAAAATGACTGTCTCTAGCATCGCACTCAGCCAAACAGGGCCTATCAATGAGAGACAGCTGGCCCTTTTGGACTACAATAGAGATCTGTATGTCGTTACTGTGAAGGATAGCAAGCCAAAGTTCGTTAAATTAGGTAAGTTAATTTGAACACATTTTCCAGgcagagtaggtacctaagtatagcTATCCATCTCagtattttgattaattcaacagTAGTATATTGTTTGTATGAGGACGTCGAAGACAGTGTCAGGCAATACGAGGTCTTAAAAACATTCTTGCTAAAGAATgctagttacaaaaatattcatgacAAATAAGGAAACTAGACTAATAAATTGTAAGGTCAAATTCGCGAAGTGTTACTTGTCCGGGGAATTACTATTATTCATTCAAACACAGATATATATTCTTGCCTAATGTTACTAGACCAGCATAAAAATGTGGCATCAAGATCCCACTTCGTGACTCACAAAGCTTTTGGGATCCTCATCCCTTGATCTAGAACTTgcaattcattatttattcttcCACATACCCACCTCTTGTGGTCCATCAATCTAGTTTATGTAATGACTAAAGTCGAATTACACAGAAGATAGATGTTTATTCTTGAAAAGAGTCTTTATTTCTTAGTATAAACCCCCAATACATTTTATAGGATCCCAAATCCTCAGCATATGCTGGAGTTACGAAACAGAGTTGCTGGTGGGGTTACGCGCCAGTTCTGTGGTAGCATGGTGTTGTCCCCGAGCAGCTATGCAACCAGACCTGCTGGCTCTCACCACCGTCAGTAAAGATGTCGTGTAAGTACCTATTCCATAAGTTTTATAAGGGTAATAACAGATATTAATTATACTACGGCTATTAATTAGGCTACGGTTTGAGaaaaaagattatattatttagttggGGTTAAGTAGAAGCTTTAGCAGTGTTATCAGAAAGAAATTTAAGTTCACACATACTTTTCCAGAGACCTTGGCAGGAATCCGACAATCCTAAGCGTTGAAGACGGAGTAGCACACATATGCCGTGGCAATGGGTCCATTCTGCATCTCTCGATTGCCGCATTCCCTGAAAAGTTACTCAAACATGTAGTTGCAAATATGTGGCAACAAGCACTGCAGGTAGGTGCAAGAAGGCATATAGACGGGTTTATTTTTTGGTCAAGAACTCTGCATACATCAATAGTCCATTTCATGATACATTATTGGATGATCAAATATTTTAGCTGTGCCGCACCGTTGAGGACGAAACTCTTTGGGCGTGCTTAGCAGTTCTGGCTTGGCAGCACCATCAACTACCAGTAGCTGAAGAAGCGTTTGCTTTGATACGACAGTATCATCAAGTCTGCTATATTCAACATCTTAGAGTAAGTTCCTAAACATACCTTACCAAGGAGGTCTCATGCCCAATCCATTCTCTAATGGTTTTACCAGAACGTGAGGTTCAATATTGGTTTAAATAATACAGTAATGGGATTTTTTTCAGAGTAACATACCAGAGAAGCTGACAAATAATTAGAGGATTGattttgattactttttttATCAATGAAACCTAGGATAATTAGTTCATTAAAAGTTGTTACTCTACTGAAAATACCTGCGCTGCAGTGGAATTTCAATAGCAAGTGTGTTAAAGGAATTGTTAAacctattatttattgtgatttctAAATAAACGACTCTGTAACTGTCAACGTA belongs to Helicoverpa armigera isolate CAAS_96S chromosome 6, ASM3070526v1, whole genome shotgun sequence and includes:
- the LOC110378761 gene encoding intraflagellar transport protein 80 homolog, encoding MKLKISTFKEPKHTGVVVCVNWNNTEDVFSCGDDHKLLKWNLVNSECIVVTTFPDDFYPNDMHLFPKINVGGNKHQHDVILISTADGKFHIVNHNGRIEKSVNAHQGACLIAQWSPDGAGLLTAGEDGFVKVWSRNGLLRSTIVQSDVPCFSAVWSPDSSAILHTKGNSLVIKQLNSSNKITKWKAHEGLILCIAWNANNNLILSGSEDGYSKIWDTFGQQISVSVKHDQPITSVSWSPAGDMFVIGSYNLIRLCNSNGWSHCLDRPTTGSIYNVAWSSDGTQLAAACANGHVLFAHIIDREYTWKNYACNQIGRKVIAIRDIITDQSDQLDYPDRVIQIALGFNHLVIATVKQCFIHKLTSWNTPVTFDLKEGTISMILLAERCICIVERAGLSVYSYMGRLLASPRWGARPESLGRAAVSLGPDALAAIDQGDRKLIHVFDLPTGLIVRSSADNTVTKLTHKMTVSSIALSQTGPINERQLALLDYNRDLYVVTVKDSKPKFVKLGSQILSICWSYETELLVGLRASSVVAWCCPRAAMQPDLLALTTVSKDVVDLGRNPTILSVEDGVAHICRGNGSILHLSIAAFPEKLLKHVVANMWQQALQLCRTVEDETLWACLAVLAWQHHQLPVAEEAFALIRQYHQVCYIQHLRSNIPEKLTNN